A DNA window from Haloactinospora alba contains the following coding sequences:
- a CDS encoding vitamin B12-dependent ribonucleotide reductase codes for MTETTSGTAGRGGKGKRKGLKVERVFTTPGVHPYDEVEWERRDVVMTNWRDGSINFEQRGVEFPAEWSMNATQIVASKYFRGAVGSPEREWSLKQLVDRVAGVYTETGRDNGYFASEEDAEAFDHELKYALVHQLFSFNSPVWFNVGTTSKQQVSACFILSVDDTMESILDWYKEEGTIFKGGSGAGVNLSRIRSSSELLSSGGTASGPVSFMRGADASAGTIKSGGATRRAAKMVVLDVDHPDISEFVHTKSREEHKIRALRDAGFDVDLGGSDIVSVQYQNANNSVRVSDAFMRAVETGSDFGLTSRTTGEVLTTVDARELFRGMAQAAWECADPGLQYDGTIQDWHTNPETGRISASNPCSEYMSLDDSSCNLASLNLLKFLRDDNSFDTERFAKLTELVITAMDISITFADFPTEKIGETTRAYRQLGIGYANLGALLMATGHAYDSDGGRAVAASITSLMTGTAYKRSAELAGIVGTYEGYARNAESHKRVMRKHSAANDDLRLVGDLEKPIHTAATKAWQDCLKIGEKNGWRNAQASLLAPTGTIGFMMDCDTTGVEPDFSLVKFKKLVGGGSMQIVNQAIPRALASLGYPQEQIEAIVEYISQHGHVVDAPGLRPEHYEVFDCAMGRRYIEPMGHVRMMAATQPFLSGSISKTVNVPESATVEDFEQIYFEGWKLGLKALAVYRDNCKVGQPLSSGGTQDTEKTAESAEPEVVEVNRPVRRRLPKKRPSETVSFTVGGAEGYITAGSYPDDGLGEVFMKLGKQGSTLAGVMDAFSIAVSIALQYGVPLETYVEKFTNMRFDPAGVTDDPDIRMAQSVVDYIFRRLALDHLPYEDRSALGVLSAEERRAQAAGEDPSQVAAQVESYAQSAPVTTGEEETEKPAPVQQKQDGPSEAHSTAEFVERQQGFVADAPLCVTCGTKMRPSGSCYVCEGCGSTSGCS; via the coding sequence ATGACGGAAACCACCAGCGGCACAGCGGGACGCGGCGGTAAAGGCAAGCGCAAAGGACTGAAGGTGGAGCGCGTCTTCACCACACCGGGTGTGCACCCCTACGACGAGGTCGAGTGGGAGCGCCGCGACGTTGTGATGACGAACTGGCGGGACGGCTCGATCAACTTCGAACAGCGTGGCGTGGAGTTCCCGGCCGAGTGGTCGATGAACGCCACCCAGATCGTGGCCAGCAAGTACTTCCGTGGCGCTGTCGGCAGTCCGGAACGTGAGTGGAGCCTCAAACAGCTGGTGGACCGTGTCGCCGGTGTGTACACCGAGACCGGCCGGGACAACGGGTACTTCGCCTCCGAGGAGGACGCCGAGGCGTTCGACCACGAGCTCAAGTACGCCCTGGTCCACCAGCTGTTCAGCTTCAACTCTCCCGTCTGGTTCAACGTCGGCACCACCTCGAAGCAGCAGGTGTCAGCGTGCTTCATCCTGTCGGTGGACGACACCATGGAGTCGATCCTCGACTGGTACAAGGAGGAGGGAACCATCTTCAAGGGTGGTTCCGGAGCCGGAGTGAACCTCTCCCGGATCCGTTCCAGCAGCGAGCTGCTGTCCTCCGGCGGTACCGCCTCCGGCCCCGTCTCCTTCATGCGCGGCGCCGACGCCTCCGCCGGAACCATCAAGTCCGGTGGCGCCACCCGGCGCGCGGCCAAGATGGTGGTGCTGGACGTCGACCACCCCGACATCAGCGAGTTCGTCCACACCAAGTCGCGTGAGGAGCACAAGATCCGCGCCCTCCGCGACGCCGGCTTCGACGTCGACCTGGGCGGCTCGGACATCGTCAGCGTGCAGTACCAGAACGCCAACAACTCGGTCCGGGTGTCGGACGCGTTCATGCGCGCGGTCGAGACCGGGTCGGACTTCGGCCTGACCTCGCGTACCACCGGCGAGGTGCTGACCACGGTGGACGCCCGCGAACTGTTCCGCGGTATGGCCCAGGCCGCCTGGGAGTGCGCCGACCCGGGCCTGCAGTACGACGGGACGATCCAGGACTGGCACACCAACCCGGAGACGGGCCGGATCAGTGCGAGCAACCCCTGCAGTGAGTACATGTCACTGGACGACTCCTCCTGCAACCTGGCGTCGCTGAACCTGCTGAAGTTCCTCCGGGACGACAACTCCTTCGACACGGAGAGGTTCGCCAAGCTCACCGAGCTGGTCATCACCGCGATGGACATCTCCATCACGTTCGCCGACTTCCCGACGGAGAAGATCGGCGAGACCACCCGCGCCTACCGGCAGCTCGGCATCGGCTACGCCAACCTCGGCGCGCTGCTCATGGCGACCGGCCACGCCTACGACTCCGACGGGGGACGTGCCGTGGCCGCGAGTATCACGTCGTTGATGACCGGTACCGCCTACAAGCGCAGCGCCGAACTCGCCGGGATCGTGGGGACCTACGAGGGCTACGCCCGCAACGCCGAGTCGCACAAACGCGTGATGCGCAAGCACTCCGCGGCCAACGACGACCTCCGCTTGGTCGGCGACCTGGAGAAGCCCATCCACACGGCGGCGACCAAGGCATGGCAGGACTGCCTGAAGATCGGGGAGAAGAACGGGTGGCGTAACGCGCAGGCCTCGCTGCTCGCCCCGACGGGAACCATCGGCTTCATGATGGACTGCGACACTACGGGGGTCGAGCCGGACTTCTCGCTGGTGAAGTTCAAGAAGCTGGTCGGCGGCGGGTCCATGCAGATCGTCAACCAGGCGATCCCGCGCGCCCTGGCGAGCCTCGGCTACCCCCAGGAGCAGATCGAGGCGATCGTCGAGTACATCTCCCAGCACGGCCACGTGGTCGACGCTCCGGGGCTGCGCCCGGAACACTACGAGGTGTTCGACTGCGCCATGGGGCGGCGCTACATCGAGCCCATGGGCCACGTGCGGATGATGGCCGCCACCCAACCGTTCCTCAGCGGTTCCATCTCCAAGACCGTGAACGTTCCGGAGTCGGCCACCGTCGAGGACTTCGAGCAGATCTACTTCGAGGGGTGGAAGCTCGGCCTGAAGGCACTCGCCGTCTACCGGGACAACTGCAAGGTGGGACAGCCGCTGTCCTCGGGCGGGACCCAGGACACGGAGAAGACAGCGGAGAGCGCCGAACCCGAGGTCGTGGAGGTGAACCGGCCGGTACGGCGCCGGCTGCCGAAGAAGCGGCCCAGCGAGACCGTGTCGTTCACGGTGGGTGGCGCCGAGGGCTACATCACCGCCGGATCCTACCCGGACGACGGCCTCGGCGAGGTCTTCATGAAGCTCGGGAAGCAGGGCTCCACCCTGGCCGGCGTGATGGACGCCTTCTCGATCGCCGTGTCCATCGCGCTGCAGTACGGGGTCCCGCTGGAGACCTACGTGGAGAAGTTCACCAACATGCGGTTCGATCCCGCCGGGGTGACCGACGACCCGGACATCCGCATGGCCCAGTCGGTGGTGGACTACATCTTCCGTCGTCTGGCGCTGGACCACCTGCCCTACGAGGACCGCTCCGCGCTGGGAGTGCTCTCGGCGGAGGAGCGGCGCGCCCAGGCAGCGGGGGAGGACCCCTCCCAGGTCGCGGCGCAGGTGGAGTCCTACGCCCAGTCGGCCCCGGTCACCACGGGTGAGGAGGAGACGGAGAAGCCGGCCCCCGTGCAGCAGAAGCAGGACGGCCCCTCCGAGGCGCACAGCACCGCTGAGTTCGTGGAACGCCAGCAGGGATTCGTCGCCGACGCCCCGCTGTGTGTCACCTGCGGCACCAAGATGCGCCCGTCGGGCAGCTGCTACGTCTGCGAGGGATGCGGCTCCACCAGCGGCTGCAGCTGA
- a CDS encoding tyrosine-type recombinase/integrase has product MQRGFLVGISADLPGSARMELVEGVVHLDPAPAVYKAMLAGWARQQRTRYLKDSTVETRTAAVQRLERFSGQYPWEWGPAEVEEFIADLRSPGRRHPITVSTARGYENSLRLFMDYITDPRYGWPDICEAKFGRRPQQILHEWNTIAHTGDYEGRPGRRPLTYDEVQALFDAADGRAEQIRSRGRKGGLAAIRDAALLKVVYAFGLRRQEARGLDLADLRSNPQCREYGKFGGLYVRYGKSSRGGVPKRRTVLTVPEMDWIVDVLDHYVHEVRPLFGPGKIPALWVTERRSRLSRRSASDAFETARQLAGLPGELDLHALRHSYVTHLVEFDYPERFVSEQVGHSYASTTAIYTGVSDAYRNRLLERSLKERHGELWGASI; this is encoded by the coding sequence ATGCAACGGGGGTTTCTGGTGGGGATATCGGCTGATCTGCCGGGTTCGGCGCGCATGGAGCTGGTCGAGGGTGTGGTGCACCTGGATCCTGCGCCGGCGGTCTACAAGGCGATGCTGGCCGGATGGGCCCGCCAGCAGCGCACGCGGTACCTGAAGGACAGCACCGTCGAGACACGGACCGCGGCGGTGCAGCGCCTGGAGCGCTTCTCCGGCCAGTACCCCTGGGAGTGGGGCCCGGCCGAGGTCGAGGAGTTCATCGCGGACCTGCGGTCGCCCGGCCGTCGGCACCCGATTACCGTGTCCACGGCCCGCGGCTATGAGAACTCCTTGCGGCTGTTCATGGACTACATCACCGACCCGCGCTACGGCTGGCCGGACATCTGCGAGGCTAAGTTCGGCCGCCGCCCGCAGCAGATCCTGCACGAGTGGAACACCATCGCCCACACCGGCGACTACGAAGGCCGCCCTGGTCGGCGGCCGCTGACCTACGACGAGGTCCAAGCCCTGTTCGACGCGGCCGACGGCAGGGCCGAGCAGATCCGCTCCCGCGGCCGCAAAGGCGGTCTGGCGGCGATCCGCGATGCAGCCCTGCTCAAGGTGGTCTACGCCTTCGGGCTGCGCCGCCAGGAGGCGCGCGGCCTGGACCTGGCCGACCTGCGCTCCAATCCCCAGTGCCGGGAGTACGGGAAGTTCGGCGGACTCTATGTCCGCTATGGCAAGTCCTCCCGCGGTGGGGTCCCCAAACGCCGGACCGTGCTCACCGTCCCCGAGATGGACTGGATCGTCGATGTCCTGGACCACTACGTCCACGAAGTCCGCCCGCTGTTCGGCCCGGGGAAGATCCCGGCCCTGTGGGTCACCGAGCGCCGCAGCCGGCTCTCCCGCCGCTCGGCCAGCGATGCCTTCGAGACCGCACGGCAACTGGCCGGCCTTCCCGGTGAACTCGATCTGCACGCGCTGCGCCACAGCTACGTGACCCATCTGGTCGAGTTCGACTACCCCGAAAGGTTCGTCTCCGAGCAGGTGGGACACTCCTACGCCAGCACGACCGCGATCTACACCGGCGTTTCCGACGCCTACCGCAACCGCCTGCTGGAACGCTCCCTCAAGGAGCGGCACGGCGAGCTGTGGGGAGCATCGATATGA
- the nrdR gene encoding transcriptional regulator NrdR yields the protein MHCPFCRHPDTRVIDSRSTEDGSAIRRRRACPECERRFTTQEAVLLMVVKRSGVTEPFSRNKIIAGVRRACQGRPVTEDALAKLGQQVEEEIRDKGVAEVPAQEIGLAILEPLRELDEVVYLHFASVYRGFESVADFEEEIAKLRGDRDDPGEHS from the coding sequence ATGCACTGTCCGTTCTGCCGGCATCCTGACACCCGGGTGATTGACAGCCGCTCAACCGAGGACGGCTCCGCGATACGGCGGCGGCGGGCCTGCCCGGAGTGTGAACGCCGCTTCACGACGCAGGAGGCCGTGCTGCTCATGGTCGTCAAGCGCTCGGGGGTCACCGAGCCGTTTTCGCGGAACAAGATCATCGCTGGTGTCCGGCGGGCCTGCCAGGGCCGGCCCGTGACAGAGGATGCCCTGGCGAAACTCGGCCAGCAGGTCGAGGAGGAGATCAGAGACAAGGGTGTCGCCGAGGTTCCGGCCCAGGAGATCGGTCTGGCGATCCTCGAACCGTTGCGCGAGCTCGACGAGGTGGTGTACCTCCACTTCGCCTCGGTCTACCGGGGCTTCGAGTCGGTCGCGGACTTCGAGGAGGAGATCGCCAAACTACGCGGTGACCGGGACGATCCGGGCGAGCACTCCTGA